One genomic segment of Coffea arabica cultivar ET-39 chromosome 6e, Coffea Arabica ET-39 HiFi, whole genome shotgun sequence includes these proteins:
- the LOC140009899 gene encoding uncharacterized protein, with protein MAEQNKQLYENEREKRQELKRKCGELYDQAERVRIPYARETRDSVLDRLRSFGNLPQGGQGGPNMPPDPQAFYQTTAEPVVPEHTIQTKPEVGESSAPVDMKLLKRLDRFDEFIRKSQGLSKQGVLDYDDLCLFPNVQLPVGFKTPKFNKYDGTGNPKTHLRLFANKLGRLVDDENLPLRLFPESLEGDALDWYSNLKPEEVKTWLDLSNAFIRQYEYNCELAPTRTTLEGTKRRPSEDHKTYAKRWRKIAAKVEPPMTEDEIVHTFIKAHDPPYFEEIFRMTGCTFTAIVNKLEEYDDFVRAGKIVNVSALKSQVEALQGQGNSGKKPQFKKKEGEALKHKVQDMIEAGEIVIRKREAQGPNINKNPLPEHANTIGVILDDAEYDELAQKLARKAEVFGVTDRPFIIEDEPFEEDKRPFILDLTPAENEALEPVVIEFPGQEPVLSLQQVPWNYNESVIQIGGKPVAKEEVSVVTRSGRIASPFGATVPIQTNNPEQPAKPTITEKEALDFLKRLDALLEVLTKAQIPKDISVANFSHIVGSVLFTKQITFSDDELPAEGIGHNKALYIAVRCNGKILPKVLIDNGSALNICPWSTLEKLGLQDIKLRPSATIVRGFDGAQREPIGEVDLVVEMGPAQFQIACQVMHFPSVYNILLGRPWIHKSGAVPSSLHQLLKFIVKDKLITIFAEEDCLVIADSGSKEDGSRNATVTPHSTADIVSVSWITKEERALSKASVMMAKEMIRGGYEFDKGLGRDLQGILKPVEIVEKKDSFGLGFRPTAKDIKEMKERKRAEKEGRQKALDIPPLHYTFPRPTEVITSEINPVDEIETSLAQLFVGATFEDSFPDEVEFPDIPEGSISNWTAEFLPIQKEFR; from the exons ATGGCGGAGCAAAAcaagcaattgtatgaaaatgaaCGAGAAAAGCGTCAAGAGCTGAAAAGGAAATGTGGAGAATTATATGACCAAGCTGAACGTGTTAGAATTCCATATGCTAGAGAAACCAGGGACTCTGTATTAGATAGGCTTAGAAGTTTTGGCAATCTT cctcaagGTGGTCAAGGTGGTCCAAACATGCCTCCGGATCCACAAGCTTTTTATCAGACTACTGCAGAGCCTGTGGTGCCGGAGCACActattcaaaccaagccagaagtGGGAGAGTCGTCTGCCCCGGTTGATATGAAGTTACTCAAGCGGTTGGATCGTTTCGATGAGTTCATCaggaaaagccaaggtttaagcaaacaaggggTGTTAGACTACGATGATCTGTGCCTGTTTCCAAATGTACAGCTGCCCGTGGGGTTCAAGACCCCGAAGTTCAATAAATATGATGGTACGGGCAATCCTAAGACACACTTGCgtttgtttgccaacaagttgggcagaCTGGTAGATGATGAAAACTTGCCATTAAGGTTATTTCCAGAGAGTCTAGAAGGAGACGCCCTCGATTGGTACTCAAACTTAAAGCCGGAGGAGGTGAAGACTTGGCTTGATCTATCCAACGCCTTCATCAGACAATACGAATATAACTGCGAGCTAGCACCGACCAGAACTACTTTGGAAGGCACAAAGAGAcgaccatctgaagatcataagacatacgccaaaagatggagaaagatagcCGCTAAGGTTGAGCCTCCAATGACCGAAGATGAAATTGTTCACACTTTTATAAAGGCGCATGATCCTCCATACTTCGAAGAGATCTTCCGTATGACTGGGTGTACATTTACTGCGATTGTGAACAAACTCGAAGagtatgatgattttgtgaGAGCCGGAAAAATTGTTAACGTCTCTGCCCTAAAATCACAAGTAGAAGCTTTGCAAGGGCAAGGGAACAGTGGAAAGAAGCCgcagtttaaaaagaaagagggggag GCTCTTAAGCATAAAgttcaagatatgattgaagCTGGAGAGATTGTAATTAGGAAAAGAGAGGCACAAGGGCCGAATATAAATAAGAACCCCTTGCCGGAACATGCTAATACCATTGGGGTCATTCTGGACGACGCAGAGTATGACGAGCTAGCCCAAAAATTGGCAAGGAAAGCTGAGgtgtttggggtcacagacCGACCATTCATAATAGAAGATGAACCGTTTGAGGAGGATAAAAGAccttttattttggatctcACTCCAGCTGAGAACGAGGCTTTGGAGCCAGTGGTCATCGAATTCCCAGGGCAGGAGCCTGTTCTAAGTTTGCAGCAAGTGCCATGGAATTACAATGAATCTGTCATACAAATTGGAGGAAAGCCAGTTGCCAAAGAGGAGGTGTCAGTGGTCACTAGATCAGGGAGGATTGCAAGTCCGTTTGGAGCTACCGTTCCGATTCAAACAAACAACCCCGAGCAGCCCGCTAAACCAACAATTACTGAGAAAGAAGCCTTGGATTTTCTTAAAAGGCT GGATGCGTTGCTCGAAGTGTTGACCAAAGCTCAAATCCCTAAGGACATTTCGGTTGCTAATTTCTCACATATAGTTGGGAGTGTGTTATTCACAaaacaaatcactttctctGATGATGAGTTACCGGCggaaggcattggacataacaagGCTCTGTACATAGCTGTGAGGTGCAACGGGAAAATTTTGCCAAAGGTATTGATTGACAACGGATCTGcgcttaatatctgtccttggagtaccttagaaaagctagggttgcaaGATATCAAGCTAAGGCCTTCAGCGACCATAGTTAGAGGTTTTGATGGAGCACAAAGAGAACCTATAGGAGAAGTGGATTTAGTAGTTGAGATGGGGCCCGCACAGTTTCAAATAGCTTGCCAAGTTATGCACTTTCCTAGTGTTTACAATATTTTGCTTGGAAGGCCGTGGATTCATAAGTCCGGGGCTGTGCCTTCTTCATTGCATCAATTGTTGAAATTCATAGTAAAGGACAAATTGATAACTATCTTTGCCGAGGAGGATTGCCTCGTGATTGCTGATTCTGGGTCCAAAGAAGATGGTAGCCGAAATGCCACAGTGACCCCTCATAGCACAGCTGATATCGTCTCTGTAAGTTGGATAACAAAAGAGGAACGAGCTCTGTCAaaggccagtgtcatgatggctaaggaaatgatcCGCGGAGGATATGAATTTGACAAAGGGCTGGGACGTGATCTACAAGGAATTCTGAAACCAGTGGAGATTGTGGAGAAAAAGGATTCATTCGGTTTGGGTTTCCGACCAACCGCTAAAGACatcaaagaaatgaaggaacgcAAGAGAGCAGAGAAAGAAGGCAGGCAAAAAGCCCTTGATATTCCACCACTGCATTATACTTTTCCACGACCAACCGAGGTGATCACGTCAGAGATTAACCCAGTTGACGAAATCGAAActagtttggcccaattgttcgttggggcaacatttgaagacaGTTTCCCAGATGAGGTCGAGTTTCCCGACATccctgaaggatcaatttccaattggacCGCCGAGTTTCTGCCCAttcagaaggagtttcggtaa